The sequence AGGAAGTGTTTGTAGTCTGCACTTTGCACAAAGTAAAGTCAGTCTCCACGCATGGTGTTGATTTTCTAATATTTCTTGTCCTTGAAGAACAAAGTGAACTGCTATTTCACGCCAGAGATAACATCAAGCCAATGGTATGTTGAAGTCAAGGGAAAGATGACTCGTGCACATTAAGTGTGCTTTTCCATTGTTCTGCTATTTACACAGGCTCTCAAACTGTCAGCTTCTTTCAAGTAAGAACTTTGTCATGACCGTCAGTGTTATCGTTGAGGTTTACCATTGCCCTCATCCACAGATAATGGATGAGGGGCAGCAGTTAGAGAGAAAGATAGACATAGAGAAAATGAGTGAAAGAGCgaatgaataagtgagtgagtgagtgggcgagaGTTTGGGAAACGCCGTGTAACGACGGCCGTCGCGAGGCTGGACTATTACGGAatacaaaagacacataaaTATTACTGACAACAATGAAACTATGGTATTATCATACACTGCATCACCAATAAAAGCGTTTTTCACTCCAAACTGTTGTGTCAGCAGAAATGAAAGCATATTGGGACATCAATGTCATTTAGTTCAAAAGTGCATATACTACTGTTTTCCTAAAGATAATATTTGAGGGCATGAAAGGGGACTTGCACACTAAGGTTAGAAATCACCATACACTATTAACAGGTGTGATACCAGATGCATGTGAACGAGTCAGCGATGCCTGCCACATTCCTGTTGATAAGTAATTGACAGAATGATCTCAGTTTCATCTGCACCAAACACTTTGAAGCTACTCTTTCATTGTGTCAAACTGTGAATGTCATAGATGGGAATAATAAACTGTCAGAGGAAAACAATGGCGGGGCTCATCTCACCATCAACAACGTCATAATAAGCATGATTGGAATGTCGGTTATTATTGCAGTTTCCCCCCTGCACTGACGGTAAATACTCCAGATATTCCACCTCATCTTGATGAATCTGTTCTCTCTGTTCCCTCTGTTCAAGCCGTTCCCTGCAACAGGCAAATGTTTAATATGCACACACAATGGTTTTTGTTATGAGATCAAGCTCGCATAAATAGAATGCCACACAAGCGCTGAGCTGCAAACATCAATGGCTGGCTTAAATTTGAAGCGAAGTGTTAAGCACTTGAAGGCTAATATCCAGATGACGTATCCCACCGAGTACCCATTTTCAGCTGGGAGAACAGATACACTTTACTTAACCCAACTGCCTAAGCTGATACGAAGTTTGTAAAATAGTGACCATATTTAATCCTGTTTCTCAGACAAAAAGGAGATGTGCCATGTTACGGTACACGCGTTGCTACACACCAGGACATTTCTTTCTAACGCACCTCTCTTTTTTGCACTGATTCGGATGATGCGAACAAGTGAAATCACATATTCTTTACCAAATCACTAACCTACAGTGTTCTAGGCACACTAGAACCTGCAGGGTTGTTCTAGTATTCAATATTAGAAATATATTTCCAACAATGAACCTCACTGTCGGTGCGTTGCATCATGTCAGTAACACGATGTGTGCTactgtaggtgagtgagtgagttaatatttaacgtcacatcggcaatatctcagtcatatcgGTTCGAGaacatgtcaacgaaggacagtaaaacaactagaatataacagagcagaatataaaactagtaactatacctaaaacaatttatctatagaggacaatacaatgtaaaaatgggctatagattgctaacaactgaaggtagatcaccatactagggaccataaggacttacagtacctttgctaccttcatggaccctagatggatttacatcatcccctcagccgtcagcaattcgTGAAATCTTGCCATTCTGTGAAAAAAGAcccacttattctacgattaaaaacctggtagacttaaatatttttacatcgaatgttttgggatttTGGTACCCTCTCATAAGGACAATAATCTTACAATAGCTACTGTAGGTGTCGCGCAATGACAGTTATCGAAACACGGCGagaaactcacttttgtttgGGCAAGCACTTAAAGTACACCAAGCAGAGTGTCACCAAGACGCCGAACACAAGTAGAAGTAGTGACACCAGCAGTCCAGTCAGTACAATACTTGTCTGACCATCATCACCTTCTGTCAAACAAACAGAGAAAACCGACACTAAACGTGTGAAACAGACCATTCAGTACACTCCGTGACTGACCCGCATTACCTCCTGTCACACAGAGAAAGCTGTAACTTAACCTAACTTAACCAAAAAGGACCCGATATCTAGCCTGAACACGTGTAGTGTTTTATTTTTCCTACATCATGTTACGGTtgagaatttaccgtgacaaacaacgtaagaaatcccccgtgaactagcaaaacagaacatagacaggtcataaacgttcaaataatgtattattatgcaatgagaACAAGGTCACAAGTAgatttcacaatacagatttctaatacaatataaatgagacaaaatctaaggcaatgggtcacaagatatacatatagtagcaaactcacataagtcttggtgtgagagagaatcaactagatgcaaaatgtaaacacagcgatctgTCTGACAGCGGATGATGTTGATTCAACCGTTCACAGATGCAGGTGATATAAACTCAAGAAATGTCCGTCccgcaacacggcaactagcctttatatatatttagccatttcccgaaagttcccgcacaaacgaacatcgtcaacactgtagaatgccctagaataagaCTCCCGAAAGTAAACACATAAGAAACTAGGAGCACATagattccggaaaaccagaattctaaaagtgttgaccagctattaaaacgagaTGCggcccatcataattattattcaaaacactaaatgttgtgacccaatgataattattacgtaatgaataacaaaatatacagaatgtacacactcgtaacaatcaGTATCAATAAAAAGCAGACATACGCGCACATGTACTAACGTGGGTCATTCTTTGGGTCTCCTGTTTCAAAGCCTTCTTCAGATCCATGGCTGTTTTCACATCCACCTTCCTGACCCTCAAATGGAGGATGGCATTCAATGCAAACTCCTGTCGATCTGTTGCAGGTCTTACATCGGCTGGAACACGACTTACAGCCAGTCCCGTAGTAGGATTCTACACATCCAGACACACAAGATGACCCCAGCTGACAATATCCTCCATCACAACCACCTGGACATGCTGTACAGGTACCTCCGGGACTGTCACATGGTACCATGCAGCTGGTACCTTGATATCCCGGGACACAGCCGTCTGTACAGTTACCAATGCCATTTTCTGATTCCGTACATTTCTTCTTGTGACAATTCTTACTACAGGTAGCATTGCATCTCCGGCCGAAATACCCAGGTGTACACTCTAGGCAATTGCCTGCTCCGTCACATCTGGAACAGTGCTGGTTGTCCTTGCAGGAGACAGATGAAACGGTTGAGAATGTGTCTGCTGAAGAATGAACTATAATCACCTGAGTTAGTGAAGCCAACGAATTGACGTGTGTCTGCTGAAGAATGAACTGTAATCACCTGAGATAGTGAAGCAAACGAATTGACGTTGCTTTTTAACTATGTTTCCTGTttcgtgtttgttgtttaacctcTGTTTTTACCATCCAAAACTGCTGAAGAATGAACTATAATCACCTGAGTTAGTGAAACAAACGAATTGACGTTGCTTTATGATTATGTTTCCTGTTTCGTGTTTGTTGCTTAACCTCTGTTTTTaacatccaaaactgtgttccaaaggagatatcgcttgtgtgaggtCAGACGTTATCTCCTGGGAGACAttgctttgacagtagattttgcacaatgccctgataATGCTATGacttcatgaacttgatgacgtcacaatgctatgacacaGCAAATCTAATGCCGGTGTTGtgttcagatatatatataactaatgaagaatgactgTTGATGAATGTCACTCTCGGGCCTAGTCATATCAATTAGGCAAACCTCGGATACATGTTACTTTACCAAATCACAaatcatgttgatttatttgatatcaattgacacttgggtgagattctatgTATCCTTTAACACCACATTGATCAATATTCCAATTACATGGTGGCAGTCCGTAAATAAGAGTctcatccaatgatcaacatcatgagtatcgatctacgtaactggacACTATGACATGTGTAAAACAACGAGCAATCCTGAACCGTCAATCCAGTTAGCCGCCCTTTACGACGAGCGTCAATTGCTGAGATCCTATTGTAACCGAGATATCCATGGGCCTTTATGCGGAAGTTGAACTTTTCGATGATTGATAGAGACACGTAATATTTGACTTGTAACGTTGTAAATTTACATGACATCAGATTCTCCTATGTCCCGGCCCGGCACATCCTCTTAGTATTACATTAAGATCCAGTTTAGTTACTTTTGTAAAATTATGGTTCTTCTTACCTTGTGTGGAGATAATCGTGCAAACCGAGCACAGGATAATCAACCAATCCATAATTGCTCTGAGGAAGTAAAACACGTGGCCATGAATGAAAACATTCACAATGGGTGTTATAAGTTTTATGTTATTAACAAAGATAAGAAATGTTGTCCGTGAAATACTATCATATATGAAGTGATACTTACCGCGcgagtgaaaataaacaacgcattttgtttttgtttcctaaTATTTGAAACTAGAAAATTGATCGAGCTGGTTGGTTTTACTTTATTATTCCTTATTTGAAGGAACATGTACTCTTGTTGAAATGTCAAGGACAATGGCATCCAAACGCGGGATGTTTCCACCCTACTTGAATCTTATTTTTAAAGCATTTCAAGAGTGATCAACACTTCCACATgtcaacaataataataaacatgatATGACGCCTGGTAGGTGTAAATCAGGATGTGACGTGTGGTATATGTCAAACATGATATGACGCCTGGTAGGTGTAAATCAGGATGTGACGTGTGGTATATGTCAAACATGATATGACGCCTGGTAGGTGTAAATCAGGATGTGACGTGTGGTATATGTCAAACATGATATGACGCCTGGTAGGTGTAAATCAGGATGTGACGTGTGGTATATATCAAACATGATATGACGCCTGGTAGGTGTAAATCAGGATGTGACGTGTGGTATATATCAAACATGATTTGACCCCTGGTAGGTGTAAATCAGGATGTGACGTGTGGTATATATCAAACATGATATGACGCCTGGTAGGTGTAAATCAGGATGTGACGTGTGGTATATGTCAAACATGATATGACGCCTGGTAGGTGTAAATCAGGATGTGACGTGTGGTATATGTCAAACATGATATGACGCCTGGTAGGTGTAAATCAGGATGTGACGTGTGGTATATGTCAAACATGATATGACGCCTGGTAGGTGTAAATCAGGATGTGACGTGTGGTATATGTCAAACATGATATGACGCCTGGTAGGTGTAAATCAGGATGTGACGTGTGGTATATGTCAAACATGATATGACGCCTGGTAGGTGTAAATCAGGATGTGACGTGTGGTATATGTCAAACATGATATGACGCCTGGTAGGTGTAAATCAGGATGTGACGTGTGGTATATGTCAAACATGATATGACGCCTGGTAGGTGTAAATCAGGATGTGACGTGTGGTATATGTCAAACATGATATGACGCCTGGTAGGTGTAAATCAGGATGTGACGTGTGGTATATGTCAAACATGATATGACGCCTGGTAGGTGTAAATCAGGATGTGACGTGTGGTATATGTCAAACATGATATGACGCCTGGTAGGTGTAAATCAGGATGTGACGTGTGGTATATGTCAAACATGATATGACGCCTGGTAGGTGTAAATCAGGATGTGACGTGTGGTATATGTCAAACATGATATGACGCCTGGTAGGTGTAAATCAGGATGTGACGTGTGGTATATGTCAAACATGATATGACGCCTGGTAGGTGTAAATCAGGATGTGACGTGTGGTATATGTCAAACATGATATGACGCCTGGTAGGTGTAAATCAGGATGTGACGTGTGGTATATGTCAAACATGATATGACGCCTGGTAGGTGTAAATCAGGATGTGACGTGTGGTATATGTCAAACATGATATGACGCCTGGTAGGTGTAAATCAGGATGTGACGTGTGGTATATGTCAAACATGATATGACGCCTGGTAGGTGTAAATCAGGATGTGACGTGTGGTATATGTCAAACATGATATGACGCCTGGTAGGTGTAAATCAGGATGTGACGTGTGGTATATGTCAGGCATGATATGACGTGTGATATAGACAGATGCAGGatatgtcaatctcaacagcacatcgtatttcaatctcaactccctagggagtatacaactcacccagctgggtggactggggcacatagtcacagcactttgtccaagtttactgcccGTTGCTGCACCAACGGTCATATGCCAACGGATTCGTAGGGTCTtataagtgcacagggttgtgtactgtacactaggggttgtgacaacagtgaaagagtctgcacacaaagttgactccaaggtatTTACACCCAGTTACAGGttggctcgatcccgaaacctcaacctcgctggatcactagcctggtgaTTTAGTCAGCTCGCCCAccgtgcccccccccccccccccccccccacccccatttGTGATATGTGTCAGACAAGATGTGGCCTGTAGTATGAGTAAGTCATGACGTGACGCGTGATATGTGTCAAGCAAGATGTGACGTGTGGAATGTGTCAAGCATGATGTGATGTGTAATGTGTGCAAATCATGACGTGACGAGTGGAATGAGTCAAGCATAATATGACTTGAGGTTTGCCATGTGCCATGTAGTGATGTGTGACGCGCTTCATGGGAGTTCTGATATGTCTTATGTGATATGTGCTTCAcgtaaaatgtattttattaaatttTGTATTACGTATAATAAATCGTGTTTCGTgccagagtgagtgactgagtgtttCTATAGCAGTGACCAGACAAATGCCAGATCTGCTCACATGCTCTAAAAGATAAGTGGAttaatttaattttacgccaaactcaagaatcgagtctggaccagacaattcagtgatcaaaagcatgcgGATCAATCTGCTCAATTACGAGCCGATGGGAtgactgtgtcaaccaagtcagcgagcctaaccccCCCGATgacgtcagtcgcctcttatgacaagcatattcgcttttgtggcaagcatgaccTCACGGTCGTTTCGTGAAACTATATATCTTATACAGTAAATGCATGAGTTACGTGTCATACGTTATATGTGCCTACAAGCGATGTGTAACTGTGTGGTGTGACGTGTTGTGTGACGGACAGTACGTGTGACGCGACACAGGATATGCAATACTTAAAGTCATGCTTTGTTTGACACGTCCTCTATGATAAGTAGCATCTATTAGTGCAATGCACCAAGCATATTTGCTCCACCAATAATATCATACTTTGTTTAGTTAACTCCtacaaatatttgcaaaatgtgatATCATCTTATTGGGAGACACGCTGTGCAAATACAGGTTATTTAGACACTGTGCATaagattacacgatgccatttagaaagtggtgaaatgcaacatatgtgatatttgggatttcactttcttagtcaagtacaaattctagtaattATTTAGTTGAGTCTCATCCGGGATTCCCAGCctagtacgcagtctagactatcagttgtccgactttcattttagtggaagtcgtggtggctgagcgggctaggcggctgactttgggtgctggcgattaggtgcatGACTCTGAGGgttcgggttcgaatcccgaatgggactcaaccaaataagtactagaatttttACTGTAttcagaaagtga comes from Haliotis asinina isolate JCU_RB_2024 chromosome 13, JCU_Hal_asi_v2, whole genome shotgun sequence and encodes:
- the LOC137259807 gene encoding multiple epidermal growth factor-like domains protein 10, whose translation is MRCLFSLARAIMDWLIILCSVCTIISTQDTFSTVSSVSCKDNQHCSRCDGAGNCLECTPGYFGRRCNATCSKNCHKKKCTESENGIGNCTDGCVPGYQGTSCMVPCDSPGGTCTACPGGCDGGYCQLGSSCVSGCVESYYGTGCKSCSSRCKTCNRSTGVCIECHPPFEGQEGGCENSHGSEEGFETGDPKNDPQGDDGQTSIVLTGLLVSLLLLVFGVLVTLCLVYFKCLPKQKERLEQREQREQIHQDEVEYLEYLPSVQGGNCNNNRHSNHAYYDVVDGEMSPAIVFL